The genomic interval CTGTATGtacaaatgaatatttatatggCTAGGAAGACAATAAAGTTAACCTGTGTATTCCATTGCTTTAAGGTGGATAAAAATTCTGTTAAGCAGCTGAAAGAGCAAGAGATAGATCAAAAAGGCGGCCACACAAGTATCCATTCTAGTGTCTGTCCTTCATATTTCTTGTCAGAAACATAAACTGATAGACAATACACACATTGACTTTAAATTGGCATATATGTAGGTGGCACTGGTACAATATGCAGTGTATGAAccaggttggtaggtcaaagtcAAATCAGTCTATGCATGTATGCAGCATAACTTGATAAGCATTCAAGATATTCaatcccccacccacccccagcaaaaaaaaacacttgtgcCGTAGTATCACATCATCACTGTACAAAGCCCCCCTCCACCTCCCCAACTTCTCCACGAAATAAAAGTACACACACTCCTATGATCCAAACTTAACTTTGGGATTACATATTGCACTGCTTTGCAGAGTTATTCAAATGGTAAAAGTTCCGTTGTCACAGTATGCCCATTTCCACATCACAAAAAGTTTGCATTTTAGAAAATTTCTCAAAAACTGCTTGCCAAAATGCATtcaaaattgtgactttgacATCATTAGTGGACCCAACAGTGACAAGTAACTTACTTCTGGCAtgtatttgtcaaaatatgtaactATCTTTCAAACAGAAATTTTATGGAAATATTGCATATACACAGGTACTTGACTGAATACTTTCAGCCTCGCTACAAGAGATGATTCCcccattttgtcaaaattaagccactttataaaaaaaattgcatgtaAGTTTGTTTGTCAAACTCTGCACACATCTTGGGCATCATTAGATGACTACATAAGAAAGGTTTCATAATGTTAACTTACACTTTGGCAAGGcaaaattatgccaccttttacTATGAAATTTTGTTAAGTTTCAAGGTTTGCCTGTAAGGTTCTTGAAGAACTTTTTTTACTCTTCATAAATCTTTGGCATCCAAAAATGTTCAGAATCATATAAAATGCTTATtctataggttagagaccaccaattgttttcccatagacttacattgtaacattatggcgtgtatggccttccatacatcgaaacatgtatatctaattacaagtttttcaagaactatcttagttctaccaaaatatcggacgaaaaacatatgaatagtgatactttatttaagtaattttcgtgtgaatgagatgaccccctgtttacatcattgacatggcgagagaaattcgtttgataaaactttttttcaatacacataaaatgtagcaaattttgtcaaaatgtataataaaatactgtaaatgcagtgaaaaaatatcaattttgaaaaaataatcacttcctgggtttgtttacatgactgaccaatcagaatgcacagacgttaccttattcctaggtatacacttacctcattcccagtaagttccctgtacttttttgaattggtagTGTCTGACCTACACAAGTTTCCATATCTTTGACTAAATTTGTGCTGGTTTTTAACAAAGTAATAAAGCTTTTGTATGATATTGTTCATTTCTATACTCCCTGAAAGGGTGAGCATACAGCTGCCACCCTGTCTGTCACACCTATTTTGATAGACAGACACATTATCTTATTAtagggtacatttgtgccaagtaatacttaCATCCCTtcttggatggcagagttatggacgggatatgaaaaaagccttgttgaccttggacctccaattgtgaccttgaccttagggaTCCAGGCTTTGTGCACAACATGtcttctcatcatggggaacatttgtgaatcccttgatgaatgacagagttatggactgtaCATGAAactgaccctgttcatgccatgttaacatttaagtgccaagtgtgaccttgacctttgagctagttgtctgaaagttgtgcaagacacattgccttattatgaggtacgtttgtgccaagtaatattaaaatcccttcatggatggcagagttattgactggttAGATAAAAACCCTATTAAtctttgacctccagttgtgacattgacctttgagataggggtccgggttttgcgcatgacatgtcgtctcatcatagggGACATTttcattcatcaagagattttaatattacttggcacagagttttggaccagacacgaaatcgCAGACGGAATGAAGGACagacaacaagaggaccatgatggtcctgaatcgctcacctcttcccatatgatccagttttgagtatgacgtcgttttttctattattgacatagtgacctagtttttgagctcatgtgacccagttttgaacttgacctagatataaaagataaaattctgaccaatttcattgaagaccattgaaaatatggtctctagagagtcacaaggtttttttattatttgaccattgacctagttttttaaggcacggaacccagtttcaaacttgactagatatcatcaaggtgaacatctgaccattttcatgaagatccattcaagggtatggcctctagagggtcacaaggttttttctatttcaagactactgacctagtttttgattgcagttgaccagtttcaaacttgactagatatcatcaagataaacattcagaccaactttccatacagatcccatgaaaaatatggcctttagagaggtcacaacgttttttcattatttgacctactgactactttttgaaggcacgtgacccactttcgaacttgacttagatatcatcaaggtgaacattctgaccaatttttatgaatatccattcacaagtatggccttagagaggtcacaaggtttttaatttttagactactgacctagttttgaccgcccatgaccctgtttcgaatttgacctagattcatcaagatgaacattcagaccaactttcatgaagatcattgaaaaatatggcctttagagaggtcacaggtttttctattatttgactaaaTGACTagttttgacggcatgtgaccactttcaaatttgacctagatatcatcaagatgaacatccagaccaactttcatacagatcccatggaaaatatggcctctagttaggtcacaaggtttttctattatttgacctactgacctagtttttgatggcacgtgacccactttcgaacctgacttagatatcatcaaggtgaacattctgacaaattttcatgaagatttcatgaaatatatggcctctagagaggtcacaaggtttttctatttttagacctactgacctagtttttgaccgcacctgacccagtttcgaacttgacctagatatcatcaagatgaccattcagaccaactttcacacagatcccatgaaaaatatggcctctagagaggtcacaaggtttttctattatttgacctactgacctagtttttgatggcacgtgacccagtttcgaactagacctagatatcatcaaggtgaacgttctgaccaattttcatgaagatcttgtgaaatatatggcctctagaaaggtcacaacgtttttctatttttagacctactgacctagtttttgatggcacgtgacccagtttcgaacttgacctagaaatcatcaagatgaacattcagaccaactttcatacagaacccatgaaaaatatagcctttagagaggtcacaaggtttttctattatttgacctactgacctagtttttgaaggcacgtgacccagttttgaacttgacctagatatcatcaaggtgaacgttctgaccaactttcatgaagatcttgtgaaatatatggcctctagagaggtcacaaggtttttctatttttagacctactgacctagtttttgagggcacgtgacccagtttcgaacttgacctagatatcatcaagatgaacattctgaccaactttcataaagatcccataaaaaatgtgacctctagagtggtcacaagcataagtttacggacgcacggacggacggacgacggacaccgcgcgatcacaaaagctcaccttgtcactttgtgacaggtgagctaaaaaagcgcAATCCTAGTCTCCGAAACCGGTTTTCAACCAGTTAGTGACTGGATGTGgtcaacatttgtgccaagtttctttaaaatccttcaagcagttcaacagttacagagtggacacgaaacaaactgatatgaccctTGACCCctacatgtgaccttgaccttgaagcgagccatctaaaacatgcactctgcatgtcttCTTGATGTAGtgacatttgtgtcaagtttctttgaaatccttcaaggggttcaagagttaagagcggacacgaaattgctaatggacagatgGACAACGGGGATAAAACacaatacgtcccttcgggcttataaaaattgtttatgatacaACTGTTAGCAAACATTGTAATATTTATCTACCTTTCATTTCACAGAACTACTATTCTTTTTTACCACTATGAATATGTATAGATAAGCAATTCATGGGTATGATGTAATATATTACTGCATTTATCGAAGTGCATTGTTTCTGATGAACATAACCAGTTTCAACATATAGCAAATTTCTGGCCTGCCctactgaaatttcaaaaaaaagtaaaacaaaagaaattcatAATACaccattttatttacactttaaaagcttttttttgcAACACAAGGGAAAAAGACAATATAACAAGACTGTCCAGACTCTGGAAACAGTACCTATCATGCAACAAAGACAAAAAGAGGCAgtaataatgttaaaattgtttaaaatacttgaaatttaaCAAGAGTTGCCGATTTCATCACAAACTCCTACTCCTGTGTACAGATCTACACAATACTGATTTTGCAATGAAAAGGGCAATTTGTAAAATGGAGACTTCTAGAGCAAGTAACAAACAGCTGGAGATATTACTTTAGATGACGGaaataacatttgtataaaaaagtacatttataaaaaaaggtaCATTTATATCACAGATAAAGGTGCACCCACACGACAGTGAAACTAACATACAGGTTCTACAACAACGGATCTCGCGGGGGAAAACGGTCAGCAATCAATGATAATACTGATGATTATATGTAGCAAATTATGCCAATAACAGACGAAATGCCTTGATAATAATGATCATTTAAGAATAATACACATGTATTTAATATTCACTGATACTGACAAGATATATCCTGGCTTAGTTATACATATCTCTAACCTTTCCATAATCCAAAATATGCACTCAATACTGTTTTTATCATATAATTCCCAAAAATACCCTATAAAAAGAActcattttgattttaaacataaacatttatgGAAATAAAAGCACTATCAAAAAACTATGTTCATGTTCATATTATAAGTATTTTCTTACTCGacactttaatttcatttatttatgtagtattttgaaaatgtctaaatgtcaaaattatatttgaatgaTTATTGGTATCCCTGCAGTTTTAGTGTGGTGGGGTATCGTGTGCGTACAGTCATACACTTGTCTCTGTCGATGAACAGACTGTTCTTCTTGATGGAGATTTCCTTTTCCAGCCCCATACGGTTATCCTGCAAGTCCTTCAGAGAGTTGTTAGCCTGGTTCAGTTTGTCTGTCAGAGCATCAATAGAGGTGTGGATCTCGTTCACTTCACCAACCAGTCTAAAAATTGAAAGACAATGTTTTATACCTGTAAAAAATTGTCTGTATAACATTCTGAACAGGCAAAACACAGACAAAACTTAATAAAGAAACTGAAAACTTCCGACGATTGCTAATTATAATGCTGTTAGCGCCATATTTAAATCCTACTGCAAAGGTTGTGCTACCAAATCCATACTGACAATTTTAAAACATGACTATACAGAAAATATCTGGATGTAATTGCCTCATTTTTGTTAAGCTAGCATATGGCAATTCATTATGCACCTCAATGCCACTCCAGAAGTagcatatacacataaaattcACGCTCCATATTATTTGGAGGATTCCAGCTAAtgataaaacaacaaacacataCTTGTATTGCACTGGATCTCTGCAGAGCTCAACACCAGGCCTGAAAGTTCGGTTTTCAAGTCTTGTTTGGGAGACTTTCATCGGGTTCTCCTTGTCTCTGATGGCCTTCTTCAAGTTCGCGATGTTCTTCTCCATCTGGGTGATCTCCTCACATACCTGTGGTACCAAATTTCAAGAAGTTACACTAACTCATCAAGTAAgtaatattattactattttttCCTTGCATAATGACTGTTTAAGTAAAATGGATTTTCTTTCTAAGAATAGAGTTATTGGACATGATGCTGCGATCTTGTTCAATTGCACCCAACATATGTGTGAAGCTTCGACAAAgaatcttcattagttttggagatctAATAATTTCCATACCGTTCAAAGGTATAGGATATGCACCATTTCACCACCTTTTATCTACTTCAATAACTTGCATaatgtttcaattcaatatattgACTTTGGAGTGAGCAATCtgtatgcaaaacttcaacctagATTTTCTATAACCAAGAGCgggtaattttgttaaaattcatgtaagagttacgggacttgatgcCGTAAACTTGTGTTAATACCTGAAAGATGAGTGTGAAGTTTTAATGGTTAAAAACATGGTTTTGTACCTTCTCGAAATTTCTAGGTTAAGAAGGGATATAACTCTAGAGATACTGCAGTTTAAGTTACGTATATTGCTAATGTACATTGTCACTGTAAGTACAGCAAGTTTCAATTGAAAATCTTAAACAATGAAGTAGATATCGGACAGAATAAAATATCTTAACCAATGAGACACTGATGCCGATTGGGGCGAGCGCAAGTAGCCCTTATTATTCTTCAAGTAGTCCAACTAAAAATCAGATTCACTGTCTTGTATGTATTTAATGAGTTTTAGTGATAATATTCAAGGACCATGGTCATTCAGCAAGTAAGTGAATACATGTGTGTATGTTTTTGGATTTTaagtgtctttttcaacaacttgTCAGTCATAAAAACGATGAGGTTCTCTTGCAGCAGTGAGCActatgcccaactttatagttgACATTATATCCCAATCAATCATTTATACTGACACTAGGCCGACCAGTCCTACAACTGAGGTCAGACTGCAAGTAACTGAATACAATAAACCTGAGGTCAGACTGCAAGTAACTAAATACAATAAACCTGAGTTCAGACTGCAAGTAACTAAATACAATAAACCTTAAGGTCAGACTGCAAGTAACTGAATACAAAACCTGAGGTCAGACAGCAAGtaacagaaaacaataaaccTGATGTCAGACTGCAAGTAACTGAATACAATAAACTGGAGGTCAGACGGCAGGCAACTGAATACAATAAACATGAGGTCAGATGGCAAGTAACTTAATACAATTAACCTGAGGTCAGACTGCAGGTAACTGAATACAACAAACCAGAGGTCAAATAGCAAGTAACTGAATATAATAAACATGAGGTCAGATGGCAagtaacaaaatacaataaaCCTTAAGTCGAACTGCAAGTAACTGAATACAATAAACCTGGTAAAGGGGCAACCTGAGGTCAGACTGCAAGTAACTAAATGCAATAAACCTGAGCTCAGATGGCAAGTGACTGAATAAATAAACCTGAGGTCAGACTGAAAGTAACAAAACACAATAAATCTGAGGTCAGAGGGCAAGTTACTGAATACAATAAAACTGAGGTCAGATGGCAAGTAACTGAATACATTAAACCAAACCCAAAGTCATGCAGGCAGCAAGTGACAGAATACAACAAAACAGAGGTCAGACTGCAAATAACTGAATATAATAAACCTGAAGTCAGACTGCAAGTAACTGAATATAATAAACCTAAGATCAGATGGCAAGTAACTATACTTGAAATTAGACTTCAAGTAACTGAATACAATAAACCTGAGGTCAGACGGCAAGTAACTAAATACAATAAACCTGAGGTCAGACTGCAAGCAACTGAATATGATACTCGAATATGAGATACTTTTCTGTAAGATTCAATTATGTATAAAACGACTGGAAAAAGATACTTCAATTATGTGAAAACTATTAACATGGCATGGTCCATTAAACCAAAATCAGTAGGCATTTCAGTAAATGCAGAACAAAAGAAAATTACTTTTGACGATCACAATGTTGTTCATATGTAATAAAGGCATTCAGAATTCTGACAGTTACCTTTTTAAGGTTCTCCTCCATCTTGGTCTTGGCATCTTCCATCTCTGTGACTCTCTTCTGGAATGCAACATCAACAGCGTCACATTGTTCTCGCTCATCACGGGATGTATCTTCAAGGATGTTATCTATCAACTGACGGAGCTGCATTGATGCCATTCTCTCATGTTCGGCACGAACAATGTTATCATGTGAAAACTGGGCCCAAGACTCTGGTGTTGACTGACTAAAATAGAGAGATgttaaaagtttaataaactcaTTTATACCTGCCACCCAGAGAGTTGAATAGGTAGAGACTGcaaattgcaagggaagtaaactaatagataccTTTGCTTGTAAGCActggcctaaggcaagagttgtcattctttgcataTCAcaactttgaataaaatattaaaacttttgttattgatataaataaaactatcataaatttcacaattTAATTTTGTAGAAACATATCTGGTTATTTGAATGACatagaaatcaatttctaaacttaatttaatgtatttctatcttaGAAAACTTTAGGGCAGTAGTTTCCATTCCAACATTACAGATAtgcacatttttttcttacatttcCTGGAATTTAgcagcacctgggtagaactgttTGTTAGTGTGTTGATTTTTGAGAGCACCAGATGATGTATCAATCTCTAGTGCTTCCTTCTTGTCACTCCAGTCCATCTCCAAGTTCTGCTTAGCGTCACGGTTCAAcctgaaaatttaaatttcaatatgTACACTACTTGCATGTCTAAAAACTTTACTACTTAGCCATTCAAAGgtcataaaaaaatattctatacagTAAGAAGttctaaaacaatttcatttgtTGTTAATTTGTGTATTGGCAGTTGCACAAGTTTAAGCAATTTATTCTTATTCATGTTAGAGGGTATGACATATAGCAATTATCAGTCATAATGTACTACCATGCCACACGCTTAGcccagtagggagagcacagatctactgATCAATGGGTCATGCGTTCGATCTTCGGGCAAGgtttatgttctccgtgacattTTGACGAAAGAAACTGTGTCttacatcattcgtcctccacctctgcttcAAGTGGGGAAGTTAGTAGTTAcatgcggaaaacaggtttgtacgaGTACAGAATCtgggaacactggtttggttaattgcccgccattacataactgaaatactgttgaaaaacggtgttaaacccaaaacaaaaaaaagtatgtAGTATCCGTAACTATTTTATCACAGAATGGTATGTAAGACATGGAGGTTTAGGTGCTCACTTTTAAATCATTGGCAATAAACTGAGGGTACAAACCTTATTTGCTTTTCTGCTTGATCTATGGTCTTCTTGAGCAAATCTTGAACATTGTTTATAATTTCTACCTcctgaaaaacaaacattatgaGCTCATGtataaaaagagtttaaaagaaaacactaaatgtaataaatcataaaaataataagGTTATGGCTTTTGTCAATCTTGTGATACTTTACTGATATGATCTCtagtaaaaaaatacttttaagtttTTACATTACTGATCGATCAACAATGATTCAAAATGATGGAATATAGCCCTTACATCCCTTATGTAACACCTTTGCACTGAAGTCAAGAAAAGCAAACCCTATTCATAggtacaaatgcatgtatttacCTTAAGCAACGACAGCTCAACATCATCTTGAACAAGATCTATGTTTTCTCTTCTCTGTCGGCAGTTCAAGTTATCTGTGGCAATATGAAGTGGAATTTCAGTGGCTCGTAACGCATTTTCCAACCTCTTTTTCTGAGCAAGCAATAATTCTGTTTCATCTATTACATCCCTGGTTTCACGTTCTAATTCAAATTTCCAAAAATTAATGTCTTGAATTCTCTCTCCAAGCTTCTTTGTAACTTCAGCCTGTGTTTTATTTGTAGTCGCTTCTGTTTCATTGATGGTTCGCTTTGATTCATGGCGAATCCTTTCTCCATTATCCCTGTCAACGAACGACTGGTAATATTTGGAGTAATTATTTTCATGCCATTCTGgtggattatattttgatgatcTGAAACCCATGGTAGAAATTCCCATGTCATTCCCCGTGTTTCCAGTGTAAGTTATCTCCATATTTTCATTTCTGCAGCCTCCGGATGTTTCTGCCATTGGAGCTGGCCTCTCTGGTGGCACTTCTCGACTCTGCAAACCTGCTGTTGCTGACATTTTTCTATTGTTCTTTAAACAATCCGGACAAATATCATATGTCCACTTTTATCACTCTTTCCTGTCTGATAGCAACAAGGTcgttttgtttcctgtttctatGGACGCAGCAACTTCCTGTTCACGGTGCTAGCAAGGGAAGCTACTATGACAGGTTGATACAATCGTTCACAATAATTTTCGACCTCTAAAAACAAATTGTTGTAGTCACGTGATTTAATAAGGACTATATCTCctatttatcgcatagtgcggcaattttcctttgatctttgcagcatgttatacatagtaacacacattattactacaaaactgttctgatatcttacaaaactgttgcgatatatatcaacacggaaatctctatggagtttcataagaaaaaaagtgttccgatatatatcagcacagtaaaactgttccgatatatatcggaacactttttctctattgaggtcctatcaagggagtataattttttcctatcaaagaaaagatgattttagctccaatttacagttcacagagaaagaattgtcaca from Mercenaria mercenaria strain notata chromosome 2, MADL_Memer_1, whole genome shotgun sequence carries:
- the LOC128555191 gene encoding tektin-4-like, which gives rise to MSATAGLQSREVPPERPAPMAETSGGCRNENMEITYTGNTGNDMGISTMGFRSSKYNPPEWHENNYSKYYQSFVDRDNGERIRHESKRTINETEATTNKTQAEVTKKLGERIQDINFWKFELERETRDVIDETELLLAQKKRLENALRATEIPLHIATDNLNCRQRRENIDLVQDDVELSLLKEVEIINNVQDLLKKTIDQAEKQIRLNRDAKQNLEMDWSDKKEALEIDTSSGALKNQHTNKQFYPGAAKFQEIQSTPESWAQFSHDNIVRAEHERMASMQLRQLIDNILEDTSRDEREQCDAVDVAFQKRVTEMEDAKTKMEENLKKVCEEITQMEKNIANLKKAIRDKENPMKVSQTRLENRTFRPGVELCRDPVQYKLVGEVNEIHTSIDALTDKLNQANNSLKDLQDNRMGLEKEISIKKNSLFIDRDKCMTVRTRYPTTLKLQGYQ